A DNA window from Sulfitobacter noctilucicola contains the following coding sequences:
- a CDS encoding CarD family transcriptional regulator — protein MSKSKKLDFRPSEFVVYPAHGVGQIVSVEEQEVAGITLELFVIAFEKDKMTLRVPTHKATEIGMRALSSPDVIAHAMKTLKGKAKVKRAMWSRRAQEYEQKINSGDLIAIAEVVRDLHRTDDQREQSYSERQLYEAALERLTREVAAVAGGDEAGAAKQIGDVLESRIAA, from the coding sequence ATGTCTAAATCTAAAAAGCTTGATTTCCGCCCCAGCGAATTCGTCGTCTATCCGGCCCACGGTGTTGGCCAGATCGTCTCGGTCGAAGAGCAAGAAGTCGCGGGCATCACGCTTGAGCTGTTTGTGATCGCGTTCGAAAAAGACAAGATGACGCTGCGGGTGCCGACACATAAGGCCACGGAAATCGGGATGCGCGCACTTAGCAGCCCTGATGTAATTGCCCATGCCATGAAGACCCTCAAGGGCAAGGCCAAGGTCAAGCGGGCGATGTGGTCCCGTCGTGCGCAAGAGTATGAGCAAAAGATCAACTCGGGCGACCTGATTGCGATTGCCGAAGTTGTCCGTGACCTGCACCGCACAGACGATCAGCGCGAGCAGAGCTATTCCGAACGTCAGTTGTACGAAGCGGCGCTTGAGCGTTTGACGCGCGAAGTCGCGGCTGTCGCCGGTGGCGACGAAGCTGGTGCCGCAAAGCAGATCGGTGATGTGCTCGAAAGCCGTATCGCCGCGTAA
- the cobS gene encoding adenosylcobinamide-GDP ribazoletransferase, with the protein MTGNDMPPRAFRPELRDIWTAFGLLTRLPLPYPAFDAQDPRPAAHAAWAYPLTGVAVAGVIIIAGYLALALGLPPSAAAFIGFLGGILSTGALHEDGLADCADGFWGGWTRERRLEIMKDSQIGTYGVIALIVSLGLRWAALATLMLSPSWPYALIGAAIVSRAGMVWVMYALPVARASGLSGRTGRPPIGATLTALAIGTVALLITPAPLTGLLALSLIVTFIVGRIAKAKIGGQTGDVLGATQQMLETALLLACLSASI; encoded by the coding sequence ATGACTGGAAACGACATGCCCCCTCGTGCCTTTCGCCCCGAGTTGCGTGATATCTGGACTGCATTCGGGTTGTTGACCCGCCTGCCGTTGCCCTACCCCGCCTTTGACGCACAAGACCCCCGGCCAGCAGCACATGCCGCTTGGGCCTATCCGTTGACCGGCGTGGCAGTGGCGGGCGTTATTATCATCGCGGGATATCTGGCCCTTGCTTTAGGTCTTCCGCCATCAGCAGCCGCGTTTATCGGCTTCTTGGGTGGAATACTGAGCACAGGTGCGCTGCACGAAGATGGTCTTGCTGATTGCGCAGACGGTTTCTGGGGTGGCTGGACGCGCGAGCGGCGGCTGGAAATCATGAAAGACAGCCAGATCGGAACATATGGTGTTATTGCGCTCATTGTTTCACTGGGGCTGAGATGGGCCGCTCTGGCCACACTTATGCTATCGCCTTCATGGCCCTACGCCCTGATAGGAGCCGCCATCGTGTCACGCGCTGGGATGGTTTGGGTGATGTACGCCTTGCCGGTCGCGCGTGCGTCTGGGTTGTCGGGCCGCACAGGTCGTCCACCAATAGGTGCTACGTTGACCGCATTGGCTATCGGCACTGTGGCGCTACTGATAACACCTGCCCCTCTGACAGGTCTCTTGGCCCTCAGCCTTATCGTCACGTTCATCGTGGGACGGATCGCAAAGGCAAAGATCGGAGGTCAGACCGGGGATGTTCTGGGAGCAACCCAACAAATGCTTGAAACCGCATTGCTGCTGGCTTGCCTTAGCGCCTCCATATAG
- the cobT gene encoding nicotinate-nucleotide--dimethylbenzimidazole phosphoribosyltransferase has product MTDYFATLSEFRALLKAQPDPDPQALAAAADHNMQLTKPPAALGQLEDLALWYRSWRAGPLTAIAAPQVIVFAGNHGVAARGVSAFPAEVTAQMVMNFEHGGAAINQIAGSVGAMLDVVSIDLDRPTDDFTQGPAMSEADFLTALKQGWDAVNPSADLLVVGEMGIANTTAAAALACAMLGGEAADWTGRGTGVDDAGLTLKTKVVAEGVVLHQGQGDGMETLRRLGGREIAAMAAAIARARHLRIPVILDGFICSAAALALVKTQDGALDHTVAGHLSAEGAHDKLLQALGKKPLLSLGLRLGEASGGALAIGILKAALACHAGMATFAQAGVTDA; this is encoded by the coding sequence ATGACCGATTATTTTGCAACCCTGTCCGAGTTTCGCGCACTGCTCAAGGCGCAGCCAGATCCTGATCCGCAAGCGCTTGCGGCGGCGGCGGATCACAACATGCAACTGACCAAACCCCCCGCCGCATTGGGGCAGCTTGAAGATCTCGCTCTGTGGTACCGCAGTTGGCGTGCAGGGCCGCTGACCGCTATTGCCGCCCCACAGGTGATAGTCTTTGCCGGGAACCACGGTGTCGCCGCGCGAGGGGTTTCGGCCTTTCCGGCGGAAGTGACTGCGCAGATGGTGATGAACTTCGAACATGGCGGTGCCGCGATCAATCAGATCGCAGGCAGTGTCGGCGCGATGCTGGACGTGGTGTCGATTGACCTTGACCGGCCTACCGATGATTTCACCCAAGGTCCTGCGATGTCAGAGGCCGACTTTTTGACGGCGCTCAAGCAGGGCTGGGACGCAGTCAACCCAAGCGCGGACCTGCTGGTGGTCGGCGAAATGGGGATTGCAAATACGACCGCTGCCGCCGCGCTCGCTTGCGCGATGTTAGGCGGCGAAGCGGCCGATTGGACCGGTCGCGGCACAGGTGTGGATGATGCGGGACTAACCCTTAAGACCAAAGTGGTGGCCGAAGGCGTGGTTTTGCATCAGGGGCAGGGCGACGGGATGGAGACATTGCGCCGTCTGGGCGGGCGCGAGATTGCAGCGATGGCAGCAGCGATTGCCCGCGCGCGCCACCTGCGTATTCCCGTGATCCTTGACGGTTTTATCTGTTCTGCGGCGGCGCTAGCGCTTGTCAAAACCCAAGATGGTGCGCTGGATCATACGGTCGCAGGACATCTGAGTGCCGAAGGGGCGCATGACAAGCTGTTGCAGGCATTGGGAAAAAAGCCCCTGCTAAGTCTAGGACTGCGACTTGGAGAAGCTTCGGGCGGTGCGCTCGCGATCGGCATCCTGAAGGCTGCCTTGGCGTGTCATGCGGGCATGGCGACCTTTGCACAGGCAGGCGTGACCGACGCCTAG
- a CDS encoding cation:proton antiporter, producing MEGFLFQASIYLAAAVIAVPIAARLGLGSVLGYLAAGIMIGPVLGLVGSETKDLQHFAEFGVVVMLFLIGLELEPRALWDMRHRLLGLGGLQVVLSTAALMGIAMAYNQPWNVALAIGLTLALSSTAIVLQTLSEKNLMQTGGGRSVFSVLLTQDIAVIPILALLPLLALSTVAGVMPDGSISISTDEVDAAHNAVDAHHGPAAAEAAFAFVQGLPGWGITLVTIGAIAAIIIVGIFFTRPVFRFIHSAKLREMYTALALLIVVGISFLMMLVGLSPALGAFLAGVVLASSEFRHELETDLEPFKGLLLGLFFITVGAGINFELLFADSVIIIGMALLVIIVKGLILFGLARLFKLRGRDQWLFALALAQAGEFGFVLVSFSVTTGVMPNEVAETLLLVIALSMLITPLLFILYDQISKRMEEASGPIVPDEIDEEGPVIIAGIGRFGQIVNRLVQASGFQTVVLDHNPQTIAVMRRFGFKAFLGDPTRADILRKAGLKDARVLVVALDDPKAALSLIAYARKERPDLHIVSRAHDRTDVYRQYQAGSSDIVREMFDGSLRAGRYVLENLGLSEFEAHEAEKMFYAHDRMSVRELASLWRPDVEPSQNKAYVDRAKELQKDLETAFLNRGEEDDDKKRA from the coding sequence ATGGAAGGCTTCCTGTTTCAAGCGTCAATCTATCTGGCAGCGGCTGTCATCGCCGTGCCCATTGCCGCAAGGTTGGGGCTGGGTTCGGTACTGGGGTATCTAGCTGCGGGCATTATGATTGGTCCGGTTCTGGGGCTCGTGGGGTCAGAAACGAAGGATTTGCAACACTTCGCCGAATTCGGCGTCGTGGTGATGCTGTTTCTTATCGGACTTGAGCTAGAGCCCCGCGCCTTGTGGGATATGCGGCACAGGTTGCTTGGCTTGGGTGGTCTGCAAGTCGTTCTGTCGACCGCTGCCCTGATGGGCATTGCCATGGCCTACAACCAGCCCTGGAATGTCGCTTTGGCCATTGGATTGACGCTGGCGCTGTCTTCCACCGCGATTGTTCTGCAAACCCTGTCGGAAAAGAACCTGATGCAGACCGGCGGGGGGCGATCTGTTTTCTCTGTACTCCTCACGCAGGATATCGCGGTCATTCCCATTCTGGCGTTGCTTCCGCTGCTGGCATTGTCGACTGTTGCAGGGGTGATGCCGGACGGGTCGATCTCTATCAGCACGGATGAGGTTGATGCAGCGCACAATGCAGTCGACGCGCATCATGGCCCTGCCGCCGCTGAAGCTGCCTTTGCATTTGTGCAGGGCCTGCCGGGCTGGGGGATCACTCTGGTCACCATCGGGGCGATCGCCGCGATTATCATTGTCGGCATCTTCTTCACGCGGCCGGTTTTCCGTTTTATCCACTCCGCCAAACTGCGCGAAATGTACACCGCGCTGGCCTTGCTGATTGTCGTGGGCATTTCGTTTCTGATGATGCTTGTGGGGCTTTCACCTGCGTTGGGTGCGTTTCTGGCGGGGGTCGTCCTTGCCAGTTCGGAGTTCCGGCACGAGCTTGAGACTGACCTTGAACCCTTCAAAGGTCTGCTCTTGGGGCTGTTTTTTATTACCGTGGGCGCGGGCATCAACTTTGAGCTACTTTTTGCCGACAGTGTCATCATCATTGGAATGGCGCTGTTGGTTATCATCGTGAAGGGTCTGATCCTCTTCGGGCTTGCACGGTTATTCAAGCTGCGCGGGCGGGATCAGTGGCTGTTTGCCCTCGCATTGGCACAGGCTGGCGAATTCGGTTTTGTGTTGGTCAGCTTCTCTGTAACAACGGGCGTCATGCCAAACGAGGTGGCCGAGACGCTGTTGCTGGTGATTGCCCTGTCCATGCTGATTACACCCCTCCTGTTCATTCTGTACGATCAGATCAGCAAACGTATGGAAGAAGCCAGTGGGCCGATCGTACCGGATGAAATCGACGAGGAAGGTCCCGTCATCATCGCTGGCATCGGTCGGTTTGGCCAAATCGTAAACCGGCTTGTCCAGGCGAGCGGCTTTCAAACCGTGGTGTTGGATCATAATCCCCAGACAATTGCTGTCATGCGGCGCTTCGGGTTCAAGGCTTTCCTTGGCGATCCGACGCGTGCGGACATCCTGCGCAAAGCAGGTCTGAAGGATGCTCGTGTACTTGTCGTTGCACTTGACGATCCCAAAGCAGCACTGTCCCTGATCGCTTATGCCCGCAAGGAACGTCCCGATCTGCATATTGTCAGCCGCGCACATGACCGCACGGATGTATACCGCCAGTATCAGGCTGGATCGTCCGATATCGTGCGAGAGATGTTCGACGGGTCGCTGCGGGCGGGCCGCTATGTTCTAGAGAACCTTGGGCTTTCGGAATTTGAGGCGCATGAGGCAGAAAAAATGTTCTACGCGCATGACCGCATGTCGGTGCGGGAACTCGCCAGCCTATGGCGCCCTGACGTGGAGCCGTCACAGAACAAGGCCTATGTAGACCGCGCCAAGGAACTGCAAAAAGACCTTGAGACTGCGTTTCTTAACCGTGGCGAAGAGGATGACGACAAAAAACGGGCGTGA